The genomic segment CGATATGGCCATTACCACGGTTCTGATGATAAAGCGCGTGTTTAACCTTTCGCTCCGGGCGTTACAGGGTTTCGTTGATTCGATTTTTAAACTGATGGGGCTGTCGCTGCGCTGCCCAGATTACTCTCTGGTCAGCCGGCGAGCAAAAACCGTCGACATCAGCATAAAAACGCCAATCCGCGGCGAAATCTCACACCTGGTCATCGATGGCACCGGCCTGAAAGTCTTCGGCGAAGGCGAATGGAAAGTCAGGCAGCATGGGGCTGAGAGGCGCAGAGTATGGCGCAAGCTTCATCTGGCAGTAGATAGCGTGACACATGAAATTATCTGTGCCGATTTATCGCTAAGCGGTACGACAGATGCGCAGGCGCTGCCCGGGCTGATTAACCAAACCCACCGGAAAATCAGGGAAGCGTCGGCTGACAGTGCTTACGATACGCGTTACTGTCATGATGCACTACTGAGGAAAAAAATAAAGCCGCTTATCCCACCGCGAAGTGGTGCGCAATATTGGCCAGCTCGATACCATGAGCGTAACCATGCGGTGGCAAATCAGCATCTGAGCGGCAATAACGATACCTGGAAAAAGAAAGTAGATTATCACCGGCGTTCACTGGCTGAAACGGCCATGTTCCGGTTTAAAACACTTCTGGGTGGTCATCTGAGTCTGCATGACTATGACGCGCAGGTAGGTAAGGCAATGGCAATGGTTAAAGCACTTAACCGGATCACACTGTTAGGAATGCCAAACAGCGTCCGCATCATGTAACAATCGCCCTGATAGGGAGGAAATCGTCACAAATTTCGGATTTATTCAACAAAGCGCCCTTATGCATGTCGCTTGCGCTGTTTTGTCGTCTCATTAACAAATCAGCGCAATAAGTTGAAAAGGCCTGCTGAAAAGTCGTTATTAAGCCAATAGCCATTGCAAAGGCCCTTATTTT from the Candidatus Sodalis pierantonius str. SOPE genome contains:
- a CDS encoding IS5 family transposase, which produces MAKQKFKITNWPAYNNALRQRGDLTVWLDESAIAAWTESTPPEHRGRPLHYTDMAITTVLMIKRVFNLSLRALQGFVDSIFKLMGLSLRCPDYSLVSRRAKTVDISIKTPIRGEISHLVIDGTGLKVFGEGEWKVRQHGAERRRVWRKLHLAVDSVTHEIICADLSLSGTTDAQALPGLINQTHRKIREASADSAYDTRYCHDALLRKKIKPLIPPRSGAQYWPARYHERNHAVANQHLSGNNDTWKKKVDYHRRSLAETAMFRFKTLLGGHLSLHDYDAQVGKAMAMVKALNRITLLGMPNSVRIM